In Candidatus Desulfofervidus auxilii, one genomic interval encodes:
- the trxB gene encoding thioredoxin-disulfide reductase gives MAELYDVIVIGAGPGGLTAAIYLARGGLKTVVLERLLPGGQVITTTQVENYPGFPEGIYGPELMAKFERQVRLLGVEIKAPFEVKQIIDGKNRKIVKSETEKLEAKALIIATGARYKRLGVPGEERLIGKGVSYCGTCDAPFFRNLEVAVVGGGDAALIEALHITKFASKVFLIHRRDQLRAEKILQEKAFKNEKIEFVWNTVVKEIKGENKVEGLILENVKNGKTHELKIEGCFIFVGMQPNSELVKDLVEIDEGGYIVTDSYCRTSIAGIFAVGDVRNTPFKQIVIAAGDGAIGALSAERYLSEQF, from the coding sequence ATGGCGGAGTTATATGATGTAATTGTTATAGGAGCAGGGCCAGGAGGATTAACTGCTGCAATTTATTTAGCTAGAGGAGGTTTAAAAACAGTAGTTTTGGAAAGATTGTTGCCTGGAGGGCAGGTGATTACTACTACTCAGGTGGAAAATTATCCAGGGTTTCCAGAGGGAATATATGGTCCAGAACTTATGGCCAAATTTGAAAGGCAAGTGCGATTATTAGGAGTTGAAATTAAAGCACCATTTGAAGTAAAACAAATAATAGATGGAAAAAACAGAAAAATAGTCAAAAGTGAGACAGAAAAGTTAGAAGCAAAGGCATTGATTATAGCTACAGGTGCTCGCTATAAAAGACTGGGAGTTCCAGGAGAAGAAAGATTAATTGGTAAAGGGGTATCTTATTGTGGGACATGCGATGCTCCATTCTTTCGGAATCTAGAAGTGGCTGTAGTAGGAGGAGGTGACGCTGCTTTAATAGAGGCATTACATATCACAAAGTTTGCTAGTAAAGTTTTTCTTATTCATCGGCGAGACCAACTCAGGGCAGAAAAAATTCTACAAGAAAAGGCATTTAAGAACGAGAAGATAGAGTTTGTTTGGAATACAGTAGTGAAGGAAATTAAAGGAGAAAATAAGGTAGAAGGGTTGATTCTAGAAAATGTGAAAAATGGTAAGACACATGAATTAAAGATAGAAGGATGTTTTATCTTTGTTGGTATGCAACCTAATTCAGAATTAGTAAAAGACCTGGTAGAGATTGATGAAGGAGGTTATATTGTTACTGACAGTTATTGTCGCACTTCTATTGCAGGCATTTTTGCCGTTGGAGATGTGAGAAATACTCCTTTTAAACAAATTGTTATTGCTGCTGGGGATGGCGCTATTGGTGCTTTGAGTGCAGAGAGATATTTATCAGAACAGTTTTAG
- a CDS encoding AAA family ATPase: MMNALDLSEILSQVYLSLRENFPQFNIRHLKRASEALRLLSHVSPKQALVEVLNYGFTQIEERQRVIGLILNHPLVQTQFPDLRKEDFETLPKKTSISAIPENINELVSFIAQFALEQELKDDLFLLSRMLSQWNKLIVIPAMGIAFQVLPSETLREIIIDELGNMLIDQDWHVRQTATQTLGEIYTWYITHGEMEYLKKLENLRYKDDWHIQITAAHILASIYTLLIKQGQDVYLTKLKDMMDNGNPEVSVIAINTLTQVYLDFIQKGLTPNLDDIEKAITQDDLSLQIAAINALSRIYASLIEKGKRPDFENLEALFEIKYGRIKEALAHGLAMVYLALIETGQRPDFTKLESMIYEEDWRVRITAVNALTKIYIRLIQKEEVPNIDKLLLLFKDRYGPVTKTAATAVGQICAQLIAQGKRECLNKLEGLIDSSDWFFSRKVNISLAAIYSFLIQKGEKRYLNLLENMLNDKDFYVCIVAISSLARVYIKFIEQGEKPQLDCLENMLNHPNTYVRIVAASSLADVYSSFALRGEGEYLERLEDLLGSENRDLMKASANSLVNVYSILIERKQREYLNRLEALLENEDPDVSLAASKALAKIMINRFEKKKTNLQLAINVFERVLKEKLNSALAGSFSSEIKIDSNLVKIDHLELKRNRVLEIPTCVFTASSFNILKTIALSYKLKHPVLLLGPTSTGKSFLIKWLATLLGYEHLSYTLNPYSSKFELIGGMKPDKKGRFIWQDGIILKAAKEGKWLVLEEINLASSDIIEVLNDYLTTGKFTYSQNGQQKQLVPAPNFALFATANPESYSQRQKLSKVFLSRWKIYYQKEVAELEMAEILSGLFKIPSSIALMIARFHKTLEKQAQAKVIGKEEKDPYIYSLRDIIRVGKRISVLLKSNLSDKEFFKQLFWELYTVYLARIRNESERQALISSLDAHFGFKMKGLKLEEIIDGQREKIVFLLDEIKVTRGDEFIPQTEADIIPTSSQKFILATILNAIKYNEPVLLVGMPASGKTTLIRYLAKKKQTNLFYISLSSDTGLEELLGGYVQDKKGRWYYRKGMLFKAVEEGFWLLVDEANLSPLSEYLNTLIDFGYVIDEEGTVYKAHPYFRLFLAINPPRIHHSRNLLSPSLRSRFFEIWVEEITRERELRYLVNQWMSSDVDKDTL; the protein is encoded by the coding sequence ATGATGAATGCTCTTGATTTAAGTGAAATATTAAGTCAGGTATACCTCTCTTTGAGGGAAAACTTTCCTCAATTCAATATCAGACATCTGAAGAGGGCTTCTGAAGCATTGAGACTTTTAAGCCATGTTTCACCTAAACAGGCCTTAGTGGAGGTATTAAATTATGGGTTTACTCAAATAGAAGAAAGACAAAGGGTAATTGGCTTAATCTTAAATCATCCTTTAGTCCAAACGCAATTTCCTGATTTAAGAAAGGAAGATTTTGAGACGTTACCTAAAAAAACCTCTATTTCAGCCATTCCGGAGAATATTAATGAATTGGTCTCTTTTATAGCCCAGTTTGCTTTAGAGCAAGAGTTGAAAGATGACCTCTTTTTGCTATCTAGAATGCTTTCCCAATGGAATAAATTGATCGTTATTCCGGCCATGGGCATTGCTTTCCAAGTATTACCTAGCGAAACGTTAAGAGAAATTATCATTGATGAGCTGGGAAATATGCTTATTGACCAGGATTGGCATGTCCGTCAGACCGCTACCCAGACATTGGGGGAGATTTATACCTGGTATATTACTCATGGAGAAATGGAGTATTTAAAGAAGTTAGAAAATTTGCGCTATAAAGACGATTGGCATATTCAAATCACTGCTGCTCACATCTTGGCTTCTATTTATACCCTACTTATAAAACAAGGTCAGGATGTGTATCTAACTAAATTAAAAGATATGATGGACAATGGAAATCCTGAAGTCAGCGTAATAGCCATAAATACACTCACCCAGGTCTATCTGGATTTTATCCAAAAGGGCCTGACCCCAAACTTGGATGACATAGAAAAGGCCATTACCCAGGATGACCTATCTTTGCAAATAGCAGCTATTAATGCGCTGAGCCGCATATATGCATCCCTTATTGAGAAAGGAAAAAGGCCTGATTTTGAAAATTTAGAAGCCCTGTTTGAGATCAAATATGGACGTATTAAAGAAGCATTAGCCCATGGTTTGGCTATGGTTTATTTAGCCTTGATCGAAACAGGCCAAAGACCTGATTTCACTAAGTTGGAGAGCATGATTTACGAAGAAGACTGGAGGGTGAGAATAACTGCGGTAAATGCCCTAACTAAGATATATATCCGTCTGATTCAAAAAGAAGAGGTGCCTAATATTGATAAACTTTTACTGTTATTTAAAGATAGATATGGACCTGTAACTAAAACTGCTGCTACAGCCGTAGGGCAGATTTGTGCCCAATTAATAGCCCAAGGGAAGAGGGAGTGCCTAAATAAATTAGAAGGCTTAATTGATAGTTCGGACTGGTTTTTTAGTAGAAAAGTAAATATTTCTTTAGCTGCCATTTATTCATTTCTTATTCAAAAAGGAGAAAAAAGATACTTAAACCTATTAGAAAATATGCTTAATGATAAGGATTTTTATGTATGTATAGTAGCTATTTCCTCCTTGGCTCGGGTGTATATAAAATTTATTGAACAAGGCGAAAAGCCACAATTGGATTGCCTGGAAAATATGCTCAACCATCCCAATACCTATGTGCGCATTGTTGCTGCTTCTTCTTTAGCAGATGTATATTCCAGTTTTGCCTTGAGGGGAGAGGGTGAATATTTAGAGAGATTAGAAGATTTGTTAGGAAGCGAAAATCGAGATTTGATGAAGGCCTCTGCTAATAGTTTGGTAAATGTATATTCTATATTAATTGAAAGGAAGCAAAGGGAATATTTAAACAGATTAGAAGCTTTATTAGAAAATGAAGACCCAGATGTTTCTCTAGCAGCTTCTAAGGCATTAGCAAAAATTATGATAAATAGATTTGAAAAGAAAAAAACTAACTTGCAGCTAGCAATTAATGTGTTTGAAAGGGTTTTAAAAGAAAAACTAAATAGTGCTTTAGCAGGGAGTTTTTCTTCAGAAATCAAGATAGACTCTAATTTGGTTAAAATTGACCATTTAGAGTTAAAAAGAAACAGGGTTTTAGAAATTCCTACATGTGTATTTACTGCCTCTAGTTTTAACATCTTAAAGACCATTGCCTTAAGTTATAAACTGAAACACCCTGTTTTACTTTTAGGTCCTACTTCCACAGGGAAGAGTTTTTTGATCAAATGGTTAGCCACCCTTTTGGGTTATGAACATCTTTCTTATACATTAAATCCTTATTCATCCAAATTTGAACTAATAGGAGGAATGAAGCCCGATAAAAAAGGAAGATTTATCTGGCAGGATGGTATAATTTTAAAAGCAGCTAAAGAAGGTAAATGGCTGGTATTAGAGGAAATAAATCTGGCTTCTTCTGACATCATTGAGGTTCTTAATGACTATCTTACTACGGGGAAATTTACCTATTCACAAAATGGCCAGCAAAAACAGCTGGTTCCTGCTCCTAATTTTGCCCTCTTTGCTACGGCTAATCCAGAAAGTTATAGCCAAAGACAAAAATTATCTAAGGTATTTTTATCTAGGTGGAAGATTTATTACCAAAAGGAAGTTGCAGAATTAGAAATGGCAGAAATTTTAAGTGGTCTTTTTAAAATTCCTTCTTCTATTGCTCTAATGATAGCCCGATTCCATAAGACATTAGAAAAACAGGCCCAGGCAAAGGTAATTGGGAAAGAAGAAAAGGACCCTTATATTTATTCTTTAAGAGATATTATTAGAGTAGGAAAGAGGATTTCAGTTTTATTAAAGAGCAATTTATCTGATAAAGAATTTTTTAAACAGCTATTCTGGGAACTTTATACAGTTTATTTGGCTCGCATAAGAAATGAATCAGAAAGGCAAGCCCTCATTAGTAGCTTGGACGCCCATTTTGGTTTTAAAATGAAAGGTTTAAAATTAGAAGAAATCATAGATGGACAAAGAGAAAAAATCGTTTTTTTACTTGATGAAATTAAGGTAACTAGAGGTGATGAATTCATTCCCCAGACCGAGGCAGATATTATTCCTACTAGCTCTCAAAAATTCATTCTTGCCACTATCCTCAATGCCATTAAATATAATGAGCCTGTGCTCTTAGTGGGTATGCCTGCTTCAGGCAAGACTACCCTTATTCGCTATCTAGCCAAGAAGAAACAAACTAATTTGTTTTATATAAGTCTTTCTTCGGATACAGGTTTGGAAGAACTATTAGGTGGTTATGTACAGGATAAAAAAGGAAGATGGTATTACCGAAAGGGCATGCTTTTTAAAGCTGTAGAAGAAGGATTTTGGCTTTTAGTGGATGAGGCAAACCTTAGTCCTCTTTCTGAATATTTGAATACCCTGATTGACTTTGGGTATGTTATAGACGAAGAGGGAACTGTTTATAAGGCCCATCCCTATTTCAGGTTGTTTTTGGCCATAAATCCCCCTCGTATACATCACTCACGTAATCTCCTTTCCCCTTCTTTAAGGAGCAGATTTTTTGAAATATGGGTAGAGGAAATAACAAGGGAAAGAGAGTTAAGGTATTTAGTTAATCAATGGATGAGTTCAGATGTTGACAAAGACACCCTTTAA
- a CDS encoding SBBP repeat-containing protein, translated as MKSIIWLGEKLAMLVKRYKKATITAFILLFIFNYSAIGSVVKEKDKKEILNKAYTLKIPFIENKGQIKGESVKYYAKTFGGAVFVTKDGKLVYSLPKFEKKEKVKGWVIKESLVGASISNVKGKEEAVTKVSYFKGKDPSNWKRDISTYNLVSLGEVYKRIELKVKAYGKNVEKLFYVKAGANPESIKIKIEGAKSLRVNENGELEVETGLGVIKFTKPVAYQEINGKRVEVAAAYTLLSNPQYVYGFKVGSYDKKETLIIDPLLASTFIGGSDDDCFYYGLSIALDGGGNVYITGSTRSSDYPTTSGAYDESYNGGDYDVFVSKLDSSLSSLLASTFIGGSYSDYVYSIAIDGDGNVYVTGGASPGYPTTPGAYDESYNGSLDVFVSKLDSSLSNLLASTFIGGIFNDYGYSIALDGGGNVYITGGTQSSNYPTTSGAYDESHNGYDDVFVSKLDSSLSSLLASTFIGGIIGDYGYSIALDGGGNVYVTGYTSSSDYPTTSGAYDRSHNGRGYYDVFVSKLDSSLSNLLASTFIGGIYHDCGHSIALDGGGNVYITGGTSSSNYPTTPGAYDESHNNGDVFVSKLDSSLSNLLASTFIGGSSSDYGYSIALDGGGNVYVTGWTNSPDYPTTPGAYNESYNDTDYDNDYYDVFVSKLDSSLSNLLASTFIGGGSNSDYGYSIALDGGGNVYITGRTRSPDYPTTPGAYDESYNGGLDVFVSKLDSNLTSFPYSLKTVGWETVGSDGGTVLVTDTSSEILGAQVEIPADALSENTIIAISELVEEIPPFPEDIIGIGLPVHFGPEGLVFNKPVTIKLPYTEEDLENAGVSDPQELDVYTFNTTTLTWELVEGPKTVDEENMLIMIDVTHFSIFQLGVRKVTVQGDLDGDGDVDLDDLNILLTYRNQPASACPKCDIDGDGVITVLDARKLVLLCTRPRCACE; from the coding sequence ATGAAGTCAATTATTTGGCTGGGTGAAAAATTGGCCATGTTAGTAAAACGTTATAAAAAAGCAACTATTACAGCTTTCATACTTTTATTTATCTTTAATTATTCAGCAATAGGGTCGGTTGTAAAAGAAAAAGATAAAAAAGAGATTCTAAACAAAGCTTATACACTTAAGATTCCATTTATAGAAAACAAAGGTCAAATAAAAGGTGAAAGTGTAAAGTATTATGCAAAGACCTTTGGAGGGGCTGTCTTTGTTACCAAGGATGGAAAGCTGGTTTATTCCCTTCCAAAATTTGAGAAAAAAGAGAAGGTGAAAGGTTGGGTAATAAAAGAAAGCCTTGTTGGGGCTTCTATCTCTAATGTAAAAGGAAAAGAAGAGGCAGTAACCAAGGTAAGTTACTTCAAGGGAAAGGACCCTTCAAATTGGAAAAGGGATATTTCAACTTACAATTTGGTAAGTCTTGGAGAAGTATATAAGAGAATAGAGCTAAAGGTTAAGGCCTATGGAAAAAATGTAGAAAAGCTATTTTATGTAAAGGCAGGTGCAAATCCAGAAAGCATTAAAATAAAAATTGAAGGGGCTAAAAGTTTAAGGGTAAATGAAAATGGAGAGCTTGAGGTAGAGACAGGTCTTGGGGTTATAAAATTTACAAAGCCAGTGGCATATCAGGAGATTAATGGCAAGAGGGTTGAGGTAGCTGCTGCCTATACCTTACTTTCAAATCCGCAATATGTTTATGGCTTTAAGGTAGGAAGTTATGACAAAAAAGAGACGCTTATAATAGACCCACTTCTGGCAAGCACATTCATTGGTGGAAGTGATGATGATTGTTTTTATTATGGCCTTTCCATTGCCCTTGATGGAGGTGGAAATGTATATATAACTGGTAGCACACGGTCTTCTGACTATCCCACAACCTCAGGTGCTTATGATGAAAGCTATAATGGGGGGGATTATGATGTTTTTGTATCAAAGCTTGACAGTAGTTTAAGCAGTCTTTTGGCAAGCACATTCATTGGTGGAAGTTATTCTGATTATGTCTATTCCATTGCCATTGATGGAGATGGAAATGTATATGTAACTGGTGGGGCATCTCCTGGCTATCCCACAACTCCTGGTGCTTATGATGAAAGCTATAATGGTTCTTTGGATGTTTTTGTATCAAAGCTTGATAGTAGTTTAAGCAATCTTTTGGCAAGCACATTCATTGGTGGAATTTTTAATGATTATGGCTATTCCATTGCCCTTGATGGAGGTGGAAATGTATATATAACTGGTGGGACACAATCTTCTAACTATCCCACAACTTCAGGTGCTTATGATGAAAGCCATAATGGTTATGATGATGTTTTTGTATCAAAGCTTGATAGTAGTTTAAGCAGTCTTTTGGCAAGCACATTCATTGGTGGAATTATTGGTGATTATGGCTATTCCATTGCCCTTGATGGAGGTGGAAATGTATATGTAACTGGTTATACATCCTCTTCTGACTATCCCACAACTTCAGGTGCTTATGATAGAAGCCATAATGGTAGAGGTTATTATGATGTTTTTGTATCAAAGCTTGATAGTAGTTTAAGCAATCTTTTGGCAAGCACATTCATTGGTGGAATTTATCATGATTGTGGCCATTCCATTGCCCTTGACGGAGGTGGAAATGTATATATAACTGGTGGGACATCCTCTTCTAACTATCCCACAACTCCTGGTGCTTATGATGAAAGCCATAATAATGGTGATGTTTTTGTATCAAAGCTTGATAGTAGTTTAAGCAATCTTTTGGCAAGCACATTCATTGGTGGAAGTTCTTCTGATTATGGCTATTCCATTGCCCTTGATGGAGGTGGAAATGTATATGTAACTGGTTGGACAAATTCTCCTGACTATCCCACAACCCCTGGTGCTTATAATGAAAGCTATAATGATACTGATTATGATAATGATTATTATGATGTTTTTGTATCAAAGCTTGATAGTAGTTTAAGCAATCTTTTGGCAAGCACATTCATTGGTGGTGGAAGTAACTCGGATTATGGCTATTCCATTGCCCTTGATGGAGGTGGAAATGTATATATAACTGGTAGGACACGGTCTCCTGACTATCCCACAACCCCTGGTGCTTATGATGAAAGCTATAATGGTGGGCTGGATGTTTTTGTATCAAAGCTTGATAGTAACCTTACATCATTTCCCTATTCACTAAAAACAGTTGGATGGGAAACCGTTGGCTCTGATGGTGGAACTGTCTTGGTGACAGATACATCAAGTGAGATTCTAGGGGCCCAAGTTGAAATCCCTGCAGATGCCCTATCAGAAAATACCATTATTGCCATCAGTGAGCTTGTAGAGGAAATCCCTCCATTTCCCGAAGATATTATAGGCATTGGTTTGCCAGTACATTTTGGGCCAGAAGGCCTTGTGTTTAATAAACCTGTAACTATAAAACTCCCATACACAGAGGAGGACTTAGAAAATGCAGGTGTGAGTGACCCACAGGAATTAGATGTTTATACTTTTAACACAACTACTTTAACTTGGGAATTGGTAGAAGGCCCAAAAACAGTTGATGAAGAGAACATGTTGATTATGATTGATGTAACCCATTTCTCTATTTTTCAATTGGGTGTTAGAAAAGTAACTGTTCAGGGCGACCTAGATGGCGATGGTGATGTCGATTTAGATGACCTAAACATCCTTCTTACCTACCGCAACCAGCCTGCAAGTGCATGCCCAAAGTGTGATATAGATGGCGATGGAGTAATCACTGTGCTTGATGCAAGGAAATTAGTGCTTCTTTGTACTAGGCCAAGGTGTGCCTGTGAGTAA
- a CDS encoding methylated-DNA--[protein]-cysteine S-methyltransferase, giving the protein MFLSFKERLCGLILSDFQSSEIPLITKTPIFKHLNRHLKSVILKKGKIPPFQQTEQALRDYFSSQLTCFKLPLLLIGTPFQKMVWRALLDIPYGQTITYQSLAYKLNIPKATRAVAQACKSNPLPIIIPCHRVIGKKGLTGYSAGLAWKRFLLNIESLACL; this is encoded by the coding sequence GTGTTTCTGAGTTTTAAAGAGAGATTATGTGGCTTAATTTTGTCTGATTTTCAATCTTCGGAAATACCTTTGATTACCAAAACTCCTATTTTTAAACATCTAAACCGTCACTTAAAAAGTGTAATATTAAAAAAGGGGAAAATACCCCCTTTTCAACAAACAGAGCAGGCCTTAAGGGATTATTTTTCTTCTCAGCTTACCTGTTTCAAATTACCTTTATTACTCATTGGGACACCTTTTCAAAAAATGGTTTGGAGGGCGCTTTTAGATATTCCTTATGGACAAACAATTACTTATCAATCTCTGGCCTATAAATTGAACATACCTAAAGCCACACGTGCTGTAGCTCAAGCATGCAAGTCTAATCCTTTACCCATCATCATTCCCTGTCACAGGGTTATCGGGAAAAAAGGTCTCACTGGCTATTCTGCGGGTTTAGCTTGGAAGAGATTTTTGCTCAATATAGAGTCACTTGCCTGTTTGTAA
- a CDS encoding vWA domain-containing protein, with translation MNNLKRFIDLMEIISTALGEDIDLRIRPGQGWFYDYEKNEVVFPEKLLLNYTPEEVIGFTIHEAGHRQLTRIDMRREEFKLFYSKHYLKLLLSVFEDARVNNWMFSLFPGARYYLEFMYKDLLSESLEKSEYVTHLQRQINGSVHPYQLYPHLEYVLSIMYYWRYKKIPKLVNPEVKKALKNTSQFFEEIFNCFPKGRAGEKERFAFACKTAQLIKEHILEDYERLVHISKERVDQALQNREIKNHSGHGGSGSGLSAIEQSAKELAERLSPKIDRPDKEQADKYMPINRQKTQESKPSPSLTLKALVREQRRVKKEEDLSIYHKFYKDIAGVIQHLCGVLENYFFKNTRLRYQGYFKSGQKPDLRKAMNQSRKIQQKCPLEKKDLEIFMRRRLPTARTHSIALILDESGSMVEPKRSAALKGLLLFMESLTNLDIDYAIIGFSDTVMVHKMFGEGMNQSQRADLFEEISMYIPSGMTADADALALTTELLEKEPREAIKFIMMITDGEGNINNTGKTFAELQEEALAKDIEVIGVGLGGYVTQVDKRYKTSVQVEEIIDLPRILSKVLEEKIIYDECS, from the coding sequence ATGAATAATTTAAAAAGATTTATTGATTTAATGGAGATTATTTCCACTGCCTTGGGGGAAGATATAGATTTAAGGATAAGGCCAGGGCAGGGCTGGTTTTATGATTATGAAAAAAATGAAGTGGTTTTCCCGGAGAAACTTTTATTAAATTATACCCCTGAAGAGGTGATAGGTTTTACTATTCATGAGGCAGGACATCGCCAGCTAACCCGCATAGATATGAGGAGAGAAGAGTTTAAATTATTTTATAGTAAACATTATTTAAAACTGCTTTTAAGTGTGTTTGAAGATGCCAGGGTAAACAATTGGATGTTTTCTTTATTTCCAGGGGCAAGATATTATTTGGAATTTATGTATAAAGACTTACTTTCAGAAAGTTTAGAGAAATCAGAATATGTAACTCATCTCCAAAGACAAATTAATGGTTCAGTTCATCCTTATCAGTTATATCCTCACTTAGAGTATGTATTGAGCATAATGTATTACTGGAGGTATAAAAAAATACCTAAACTAGTGAATCCGGAGGTGAAAAAGGCCCTTAAAAATACTTCTCAATTTTTTGAAGAGATATTTAATTGTTTTCCCAAAGGAAGGGCAGGAGAAAAAGAACGGTTTGCATTTGCCTGTAAAACAGCGCAGTTGATAAAAGAGCATATTTTAGAAGATTATGAAAGACTTGTTCATATCTCTAAGGAAAGGGTAGACCAGGCTCTCCAAAATAGAGAGATAAAAAACCATTCAGGTCATGGGGGTTCGGGGAGTGGTTTGAGTGCTATAGAACAAAGTGCTAAAGAATTGGCGGAAAGATTGTCTCCCAAAATTGATAGACCTGACAAGGAACAAGCAGATAAATATATGCCTATAAATAGGCAAAAAACGCAGGAATCCAAACCTTCTCCTTCCCTTACCCTAAAGGCACTCGTCAGGGAACAAAGAAGGGTGAAAAAAGAGGAGGATTTATCTATTTACCATAAATTTTATAAAGATATTGCTGGGGTAATTCAGCATCTTTGTGGGGTGTTGGAGAACTATTTTTTTAAAAACACAAGGCTTCGTTACCAGGGATACTTCAAATCAGGCCAAAAGCCTGATTTAAGAAAGGCTATGAACCAATCTAGAAAAATCCAACAGAAGTGCCCTTTAGAGAAAAAAGATTTGGAGATATTTATGCGAAGAAGACTTCCTACTGCCAGAACTCATAGTATAGCTTTAATTTTAGACGAATCAGGTTCTATGGTAGAGCCTAAGAGGAGTGCTGCCTTAAAAGGGTTGCTTTTATTTATGGAGTCTTTAACTAATTTAGATATAGATTACGCCATAATAGGTTTTTCAGATACAGTGATGGTTCATAAAATGTTTGGAGAAGGTATGAATCAATCTCAGAGGGCTGATCTTTTTGAAGAGATTTCTATGTATATTCCTTCAGGAATGACCGCTGATGCCGATGCCTTAGCTCTTACTACGGAACTTTTAGAAAAAGAACCTAGGGAAGCCATTAAGTTCATCATGATGATTACTGATGGAGAAGGAAATATAAACAATACTGGGAAGACATTTGCGGAACTTCAGGAGGAGGCATTGGCCAAGGATATAGAAGTAATAGGGGTAGGGCTAGGAGGGTATGTAACTCAGGTAGATAAAAGATATAAAACATCGGTTCAAGTGGAGGAGATAATAGACTTACCCCGCATTTTATCTAAAGTGTTAGAAGAAAAAATTATTTATGATGAATGCTCTTGA
- a CDS encoding cohesin domain-containing protein codes for MKKVLFLAVVLGLVVFFSLSAFAATIGFEPGSQTVPVGESVSVNLVISGLGDGESPSLGGFDLFIEYDPTILALSDVSFGDPTLGDQLDVSGWGSLYDYSSYSSDVEYLFGLSYNLPWDLNDLQKPSFVLATLTFDTLSVGTSPLEIVDPDPPFFASRLADENGNCLSFDSQSGNISAVPVPTTLILLGSGLSGVWILRRKKFG; via the coding sequence ATGAAAAAGGTATTGTTTTTAGCAGTGGTTTTAGGGTTGGTAGTGTTTTTTAGCCTTAGTGCCTTTGCTGCTACCATTGGTTTTGAGCCTGGTTCTCAAACTGTGCCAGTTGGCGAATCAGTGAGTGTTAATTTGGTGATTTCAGGTTTAGGAGATGGAGAATCTCCTTCTTTGGGTGGTTTTGATTTGTTTATAGAGTATGACCCAACAATTTTAGCCCTTTCTGATGTCTCCTTTGGTGACCCAACCTTAGGTGATCAACTGGATGTCTCAGGTTGGGGAAGTTTGTATGATTATTCATCTTATTCCTCTGATGTTGAATATCTTTTTGGATTATCTTATAATCTACCTTGGGATTTAAATGATTTACAAAAACCTAGCTTTGTCCTAGCCACTTTGACCTTTGATACTTTAAGTGTTGGCACAAGTCCTTTAGAGATTGTTGACCCAGATCCTCCGTTTTTTGCGAGTAGGCTTGCCGATGAAAATGGAAATTGCTTATCTTTTGATTCGCAAAGTGGTAACATTTCTGCTGTTCCTGTACCTACCACATTAATCTTGCTTGGGTCTGGCTTAAGTGGAGTTTGGATTTTGAGAAGGAAGAAGTTTGGCTAA
- a CDS encoding helix-turn-helix domain-containing protein — protein MSTIERYKSRFPSLIKAFEEKNNYNITHTATELGISRASVYELIRKYGIKIKAF, from the coding sequence CTGTCCACTATTGAGAGATACAAAAGCAGATTCCCTTCCCTTATTAAGGCCTTTGAAGAGAAAAATAATTATAATATTACTCACACTGCTACTGAACTTGGTATTAGCCGAGCCAGTGTTTATGAATTGATTAGAAAATATGGCATAAAGATAAAAGCTTTCTAA